A genomic region of Capnocytophaga canimorsus contains the following coding sequences:
- a CDS encoding TraR/DksA family transcriptional regulator has product MEAENIRVRYSDKELEEFRVLIEEKIQKAQADLELLKSSYMNTGTNGTDDTSPTFKAFEEGSKTMSKESNTALAIRQEKFIRDLKNALIRIENKTYGVCRVTGKLIDKRRLMLVPHATLSIEAKNMQR; this is encoded by the coding sequence ATGGAGGCAGAAAATATCAGAGTTCGATATTCCGACAAAGAACTTGAGGAATTTAGAGTGCTTATTGAAGAAAAAATTCAAAAAGCTCAGGCAGATTTAGAGCTTTTGAAAAGCTCATATATGAATACGGGAACTAATGGCACAGACGATACCTCTCCTACCTTTAAAGCTTTTGAAGAGGGCTCGAAAACAATGAGCAAGGAATCGAATACAGCATTGGCAATCCGTCAGGAAAAATTCATTCGTGACTTGAAAAATGCTTTAATTCGTATCGAAAACAAAACCTATGGCGTATGCCGAGTTACTGGTAAGCTCATTGATAAAAGGAGACTGATGTTGGTGCCACACGCTACGCTAAGTATCGAAGCCAAAAATATGCAGCGGTAG
- a CDS encoding toxin-antitoxin system YwqK family antitoxin: protein MKIVKLIVIACFLGITSGYAQTFVSESEIKAQKFGTETLYKSYRTDEPLEGDYKVALGAGSYYEVRFNKGRMHGKYKRFSPQGDLLEERTYVNGELDGKKTLYFEFAKNTVHKVSYYKKGKPDGKWQEYDTRGTLIQEDNFSDGQLHGQHKKFDSQGDLRLLESYKNGAPHGKWWGKVRSNRGDYEYTNFYKEGEPTGKWTEVNENGTLKKEVEYSNKDTYVKREYYRNGKLHREVRVKNGKYNGISKEFSDTGVISEENDYKDDEIISKKTYHDNGRPNQTWHLVKDQLHGKYLSFNSDGEKQVEGNYTYGLRDGVWKYYHQDKDNLLQREVTYVGGNKEGVFKSYYRSGKVASEGFYKNDQMDGLWKYYTEGGKLKKEEVYDQRNLVKSTEY from the coding sequence ATGAAAATAGTAAAACTGATTGTAATCGCTTGTTTTTTGGGGATAACATCTGGTTATGCACAAACATTTGTTTCAGAAAGCGAAATTAAGGCACAGAAATTCGGTACGGAAACCCTTTATAAGTCCTACAGAACCGATGAACCTCTTGAGGGTGATTATAAAGTGGCTCTGGGGGCAGGGAGTTACTATGAGGTGCGTTTCAATAAAGGTCGGATGCACGGAAAATACAAGCGTTTTTCACCCCAAGGCGATTTGCTCGAAGAGCGTACCTATGTTAATGGAGAACTTGATGGGAAAAAAACGTTATATTTCGAGTTTGCAAAGAACACGGTTCATAAAGTGAGCTACTACAAGAAAGGAAAACCCGATGGTAAGTGGCAAGAATATGACACCAGAGGAACTTTAATTCAGGAAGATAATTTTTCTGATGGGCAACTTCACGGACAACACAAAAAATTTGATTCGCAAGGAGATTTGCGTCTTTTGGAAAGCTACAAAAATGGCGCTCCTCACGGAAAATGGTGGGGCAAGGTACGTTCAAATCGAGGGGATTACGAATATACCAATTTCTATAAAGAAGGTGAACCCACTGGAAAATGGACAGAAGTAAATGAAAATGGAACGCTCAAAAAAGAAGTAGAATATAGCAATAAAGATACTTACGTTAAGCGGGAGTATTATAGAAACGGCAAGTTACATAGAGAAGTACGTGTCAAAAACGGAAAATACAACGGAATAAGTAAGGAATTTAGTGATACGGGGGTAATTTCGGAGGAAAACGATTATAAAGATGACGAAATAATTTCCAAAAAAACGTATCACGACAATGGTCGCCCTAACCAAACGTGGCATTTGGTTAAGGACCAGCTTCACGGAAAGTATTTGTCGTTCAATTCCGATGGAGAAAAGCAGGTAGAAGGTAATTACACGTACGGACTTCGTGATGGCGTTTGGAAATATTACCATCAGGATAAAGACAATCTTTTACAACGAGAAGTTACCTACGTTGGCGGTAATAAAGAAGGCGTTTTTAAGTCGTATTACCGTAGTGGGAAAGTTGCCTCAGAGGGGTTTTACAAGAATGACCAAATGGACGGTCTGTGGAAGTATTACACCGAAGGAGGAAAGCTCAAAAAAGAGGAGGTTTACGATCAGCGAAACCTTGTAAAATCAACAGAGTATTAA
- the ileS gene encoding isoleucine--tRNA ligase encodes MKFTEHKNLDLSVIAKEILTYWQENNIFEKSIETREGKEPFVFFEGPPSANGLPGIHHVMARTIKDIFCRYKTQKGFQVKRKAGWDTHGLPVELGVEKELGITKEDIGKKISVEDYNKACKEAVMRYTNIWNDLTEKMGYWVDMENPYITYKSKYMESVWWLLKQIYNKGLLYKGYTIQPYSPKAGTGLSSHELNQPGTYRDVSDTTIVAQFRVKNFSYQLINQFKDLGENVFILAWTTTPWTLPSNTALAVGKNIDYVLVKTFNQYTYEPIYVILAKDLVSKLFGSKFAEGENSEIFDRIEQKYNEIPNRDDALDIINVAIVQTSEMKHAKIPYQILAEFKGSDLEWTTYEQLIPWFSPAENADQAFRVITGDFVTTEDGTGIVHIAPTFGADDARVAKENGIPPMLIKDENDNLVPLVDLQGRFVKGENVPELFSGKYIKNEYYDQDAPEKSWDVELAILLKTENKAFKVEKYVHSYPHCWRTDKPVLYYPLDSWFIKITDVKDRLFDLNKEINWKPKATGEGRFGNWLQNANDWNLSRSRYWGIPLPIWRTEDKKEEIIIGSVEELKAEIQKSIAAGLMKEDIFADFQLGNMSDENYEKIDLHKNVVDKIILVSASGKPMKRESDLIDVWFDSGAMPYAQWHYPFENKEMVENTWKTADFIAEGVDQTRGWFYTLHAIAGLVFDGISYKNVVSNGLVLDKNGQKMSKRLGNAIDPFTTLEEYGADATRWYMISNANPWDNLKFDLEGVAEVRRKFFGTLYNTYSFFALYANIDGFTYKEEEIPLEKRPEIDRWILSELHTLIQKVDEAFADYEPTRATRLISDFVQENLSNWYVRLCRRRFWKGEYEEDKISAYQTLYTCLLNVAKLMAPVAPFYAEVLYRDLVSGTQKETAESVHLTIFPTTDKSFIDKSLESKMEKAQNISSLVLSLRKKEMIKVRQPLQKIMIPVSNEAEKREIEAVADLIKSEVNVKEIELLEDASGILVKQIKPNFKTLGPRFGKDMKLVVAQIQNFTQEDIHNIEKNREIIIKLEEKDVTLSIEDVEITTQDIEGWLVASSGNLLVALDIHITDELRKEGIARELVNRIQNIRKDSGFDVTDKINICIQKQKAVEEAVSDNLEYIKSETLTSELTFAENVSGEPIEFDDIVTKISVEKV; translated from the coding sequence ATGAAATTCACAGAGCACAAAAACTTAGATTTATCAGTCATTGCCAAAGAGATACTTACATATTGGCAAGAAAATAATATTTTTGAAAAAAGTATTGAAACGCGTGAGGGCAAAGAGCCGTTTGTATTTTTTGAAGGTCCGCCTTCGGCAAATGGGCTTCCGGGCATTCATCACGTGATGGCACGTACGATTAAGGATATTTTCTGCCGTTATAAAACTCAAAAAGGATTTCAAGTAAAACGAAAAGCAGGTTGGGACACGCACGGACTTCCTGTGGAGCTTGGCGTGGAAAAAGAATTGGGCATCACCAAAGAAGACATCGGAAAGAAAATTTCCGTGGAAGATTACAATAAGGCTTGTAAAGAAGCCGTAATGCGTTACACTAACATTTGGAACGACCTTACCGAAAAAATGGGTTATTGGGTAGATATGGAAAATCCGTATATTACCTACAAATCCAAATATATGGAGTCGGTTTGGTGGCTTCTGAAACAGATTTACAACAAAGGATTGCTGTACAAAGGCTACACGATTCAGCCGTATTCGCCAAAGGCAGGAACAGGACTTTCTTCTCACGAACTCAACCAACCAGGTACGTATCGTGACGTTTCGGATACTACGATTGTGGCTCAATTCCGTGTAAAAAATTTCTCATATCAACTAATAAATCAATTCAAAGATTTAGGTGAGAATGTATTCATATTGGCTTGGACAACAACCCCTTGGACGCTTCCGTCAAACACGGCTTTGGCAGTGGGTAAAAATATTGATTATGTGCTGGTTAAAACTTTTAATCAATACACTTACGAGCCGATTTATGTAATTTTGGCAAAAGATTTAGTGTCAAAACTATTTGGAAGTAAATTTGCCGAAGGTGAAAATTCTGAAATATTTGACCGAATCGAGCAAAAATACAACGAAATTCCTAATAGAGACGATGCTTTGGATATTATCAATGTCGCAATTGTGCAAACCAGCGAGATGAAACACGCCAAAATTCCGTATCAAATCCTTGCCGAATTCAAAGGTTCAGATTTAGAATGGACTACTTATGAGCAACTCATTCCGTGGTTTAGTCCTGCGGAAAATGCCGACCAAGCCTTCCGAGTAATTACGGGAGATTTCGTAACTACGGAAGACGGAACAGGAATTGTACACATCGCTCCGACTTTTGGTGCTGATGACGCTCGCGTTGCCAAAGAAAACGGGATTCCGCCAATGCTCATCAAAGATGAAAACGATAATCTTGTTCCGCTTGTGGATTTGCAGGGCAGATTTGTAAAAGGCGAAAATGTTCCTGAATTATTTAGCGGAAAATACATTAAAAACGAATATTACGACCAAGATGCACCAGAAAAATCGTGGGACGTAGAGTTAGCAATTCTCTTAAAAACTGAAAATAAAGCTTTTAAGGTAGAAAAGTACGTCCACTCGTATCCGCACTGTTGGCGAACTGACAAACCCGTTTTGTACTATCCGCTCGATTCTTGGTTCATCAAAATTACGGACGTGAAAGACCGCCTTTTCGACCTAAATAAAGAAATCAATTGGAAACCCAAAGCCACAGGTGAAGGGCGTTTTGGAAATTGGTTACAAAACGCCAACGATTGGAATTTGTCGCGTTCGCGTTATTGGGGAATTCCGCTTCCGATTTGGCGAACTGAAGACAAAAAAGAAGAAATTATTATTGGTTCTGTGGAAGAGTTAAAGGCTGAAATTCAGAAGTCTATCGCTGCAGGATTGATGAAAGAAGATATTTTTGCTGATTTTCAGCTAGGAAATATGTCTGACGAGAATTACGAAAAAATCGACCTACATAAAAACGTAGTAGATAAAATCATTTTGGTTTCAGCATCGGGCAAACCGATGAAACGCGAAAGTGATTTGATTGACGTTTGGTTTGATTCGGGAGCGATGCCTTACGCACAATGGCACTATCCGTTCGAAAACAAAGAAATGGTTGAAAATACTTGGAAAACAGCCGATTTCATCGCCGAAGGAGTTGACCAAACACGTGGTTGGTTTTACACGCTTCACGCGATTGCAGGATTGGTTTTTGATGGAATTTCATACAAAAATGTAGTTTCCAACGGATTAGTTTTGGATAAAAACGGACAAAAAATGTCCAAACGTTTGGGCAATGCCATCGACCCGTTCACCACTTTGGAAGAATACGGAGCCGATGCCACACGTTGGTATATGATTTCCAATGCCAATCCGTGGGATAACTTAAAGTTTGATTTAGAGGGCGTTGCCGAGGTGCGTCGTAAGTTTTTCGGAACGCTTTACAACACCTATTCATTCTTTGCTTTATATGCTAATATTGACGGATTTACATACAAAGAAGAGGAAATTCCGTTAGAAAAACGCCCTGAAATCGACCGCTGGATTTTGTCGGAACTTCATACCCTTATCCAAAAGGTTGATGAGGCTTTTGCCGACTATGAGCCTACTCGTGCCACGCGTTTAATTTCGGATTTTGTACAAGAGAATTTAAGTAACTGGTATGTGCGTTTGTGCCGCAGACGTTTCTGGAAAGGTGAATATGAGGAAGATAAGATTTCGGCTTATCAGACTTTGTACACTTGTCTTCTGAATGTGGCAAAACTAATGGCTCCGGTAGCTCCGTTTTACGCAGAGGTATTGTACAGAGATTTGGTGTCAGGAACCCAAAAAGAAACGGCAGAAAGTGTACATTTGACTATTTTCCCAACGACAGATAAATCGTTTATTGACAAGTCATTGGAGAGTAAAATGGAGAAAGCTCAAAATATTTCATCTTTGGTGCTTTCACTTCGTAAAAAAGAGATGATAAAGGTGCGTCAGCCGTTGCAAAAAATTATGATTCCTGTATCAAACGAAGCTGAAAAAAGGGAAATTGAAGCCGTTGCCGATTTGATAAAATCAGAGGTAAACGTTAAAGAAATTGAACTTTTGGAAGATGCTTCGGGTATTTTAGTGAAGCAAATCAAACCGAATTTCAAGACTTTGGGACCTCGTTTCGGGAAAGATATGAAATTGGTAGTTGCTCAAATACAGAATTTTACGCAAGAAGATATTCACAATATCGAAAAAAATCGTGAAATTATTATAAAATTAGAAGAAAAAGATGTAACTTTAAGCATTGAAGATGTAGAAATCACCACGCAAGACATCGAGGGATGGCTTGTGGCAAGTTCAGGGAATTTGTTGGTAGCCTTGGATATTCATATCACTGACGAGTTGAGAAAAGAAGGAATCGCTCGTGAGCTGGTAAATCGTATTCAAAATATCCGAAAAGATAGCGGTTTTGATGTTACGGATAAAATCAATATCTGTATTCAAAAACAAAAAGCCGTTGAAGAGGCTGTTTCGGACAATTTGGAGTACATCAAAAGCGAAACCCTTACTAGTGAACTTACGTTTGCTGAAAATGTTTCAGGCGAACCCATCGAATTTGATGATATTGTAACGAAAATTTCCGTGGAGAAAGTGTGA
- a CDS encoding hemolysin family protein, giving the protein MVSFIIIFVSLLLSAFFSGFEIAYISSNKVHVEIEKKQSGVLARVLRKITKKPSKLIATMLVGNNISLVVYGFEMGRVMTQFLPDFYQNVFWHTLISTLIILATAEFLPKVIFQIYANQLLKALAIPAYVFYLIFSPISNFVIWISDFVLKVFFKTKGDHVPLSFTKLELVDYISEQMEHVQQKEEVDAEVQIFQNALSFSEVKARDVMIPRTEIVAVDINIKNEELIKTFVSSGYSKILIYKDNIDEIVGYVHSFDMFKKPKDLQSVLIPVIFIPGTVLINEVMRILTHKRKSMAVVLDEYGGTAGILTLEDIVEELFGDIEDEHDVVSLLEEQISVNEYLFSARLEVDYLNETYKLDLPESEDYETLGGLIVSCYEDIPQKGERVSLPPFEFLIEESSEAKIQTVRLFVTRSNT; this is encoded by the coding sequence ATGGTTTCTTTTATAATTATTTTTGTTTCCTTGTTGCTTTCTGCCTTTTTTTCTGGTTTTGAAATTGCTTATATTTCATCGAACAAGGTACACGTTGAAATTGAAAAGAAACAAAGTGGAGTTTTAGCACGAGTACTTCGTAAAATCACCAAAAAACCCTCAAAGCTCATTGCTACAATGTTGGTGGGCAACAACATATCTTTAGTAGTATATGGTTTTGAAATGGGGCGTGTGATGACGCAATTCCTTCCTGATTTTTATCAAAACGTTTTTTGGCACACGCTTATCTCTACGCTTATCATTTTGGCTACAGCCGAATTTTTACCGAAAGTTATTTTTCAGATTTATGCCAATCAATTATTAAAAGCATTGGCCATTCCGGCCTATGTATTTTATCTTATTTTTTCGCCTATTTCCAACTTTGTAATTTGGATTTCTGATTTTGTTTTGAAAGTGTTTTTCAAAACAAAAGGCGACCACGTTCCCCTGTCGTTTACCAAATTGGAATTGGTGGATTATATCTCCGAGCAGATGGAACACGTACAACAAAAAGAGGAAGTAGATGCCGAAGTGCAAATCTTCCAAAATGCGTTAAGTTTTTCAGAAGTTAAAGCCCGTGATGTAATGATTCCGAGAACGGAAATCGTTGCCGTAGATATCAACATCAAAAACGAAGAGTTGATTAAAACCTTTGTGTCTTCTGGATACTCTAAAATATTGATTTACAAAGATAATATCGACGAAATTGTGGGTTATGTACATTCTTTTGATATGTTCAAAAAGCCCAAAGATTTGCAGAGTGTACTCATTCCTGTAATTTTCATTCCTGGAACGGTACTTATTAACGAGGTAATGCGTATTTTAACGCATAAACGCAAAAGTATGGCTGTAGTGTTAGATGAATATGGAGGTACAGCAGGTATTTTAACTTTGGAAGATATTGTTGAGGAGCTTTTTGGAGATATTGAAGACGAGCACGATGTGGTTTCACTTTTGGAAGAGCAAATTTCAGTCAATGAATATTTGTTTTCTGCTCGATTGGAAGTTGACTATCTCAATGAAACTTACAAACTTGACTTGCCCGAAAGCGAGGATTATGAAACCTTAGGCGGACTCATTGTAAGTTGTTATGAAGATATTCCTCAGAAAGGCGAACGTGTAAGTCTTCCCCCTTTTGAATTTTTAATTGAAGAAAGCTCTGAGGCTAAAATACAAACTGTTCGGCTATTTGTGACTAGGTCAAACACATGA
- a CDS encoding NfeD family protein produces the protein MKTLKFFEYAYLGVFVLSVIEVVRYWNHPDKQRFYIFLIFAVVSLGMFFFRRYYRKRFEKRNPNK, from the coding sequence ATGAAAACATTAAAATTTTTTGAATACGCCTATCTTGGGGTATTTGTACTCTCTGTTATTGAGGTGGTTCGCTATTGGAATCACCCTGATAAGCAACGTTTCTATATTTTTTTAATTTTTGCTGTGGTATCATTAGGAATGTTCTTCTTCCGAAGGTATTACCGCAAACGCTTTGAAAAACGCAATCCGAATAAATAA
- the lptC gene encoding LPS export ABC transporter periplasmic protein LptC, with protein MADKKSAYILKGIAVLLGMAMLFSCTNDFKNIQKQSITHKFPQGQTYDFRLVYTDSARMVAVLTSALNDDFSNQKFPYYEFPKGVKVDFFDENDKKNTIEANYGIVYTKSQMVELRDSVVLTTSDGKKLKTSQLFWDQKLDWIFTEKSFTFTDSVKGTLTRGVGMDFDKKFSTVRAHRTTGVLAIPEQENNANEPQTTQ; from the coding sequence ATGGCAGACAAAAAATCAGCATATATTTTAAAAGGCATTGCCGTACTTTTGGGTATGGCAATGCTTTTTTCGTGTACTAACGATTTTAAAAACATTCAAAAACAAAGCATTACCCATAAATTTCCGCAGGGGCAAACCTATGATTTTCGTTTGGTTTATACCGATTCGGCAAGAATGGTGGCGGTTTTGACCAGTGCGCTAAACGATGATTTTTCTAATCAAAAATTTCCGTATTACGAATTCCCTAAGGGTGTTAAAGTTGATTTTTTTGATGAAAACGACAAAAAAAACACTATTGAGGCTAATTATGGTATCGTTTACACCAAATCACAAATGGTAGAATTGCGTGATAGTGTAGTGCTTACCACTTCCGATGGTAAAAAATTAAAAACATCACAACTTTTTTGGGATCAAAAGCTGGATTGGATATTTACAGAAAAAAGTTTTACCTTTACCGACTCGGTAAAAGGTACCTTAACCCGAGGTGTTGGTATGGATTTCGACAAGAAATTTAGCACCGTTCGGGCACATCGCACCACTGGAGTTTTGGCAATCCCAGAGCAGGAAAACAATGCTAATGAACCACAAACAACACAATAA
- a CDS encoding membrane protein produces MNKKSFITILILFVSLMSFGQRTTNSPYSYYGIGELNFAGNAEERFMGRLGVHADSIRLNMQNPASLAKLQYTAFTAGFSLKSNQITSKSGTEKTQSSAVDYVALGFPIYKNLGLSFGLLPYSSVGYKFSSLSTGNSPKKYNRFEGSGGVNQLFTSLGYTLYKGLSVGASAKIFFGNTQMTTYELKENVELFTSENNQSTLRGAALSLGLYYEKPVTKHLEVNASLVYTPQTKLNSNNTRSIITGNFASNGSVVIRDNINIDLNALNLSSTKITLPSQLELGLGLGQKRKWFAGMEYTHISSEKFSNPLITSSKVTYENGYQVAIGGFFIPQYNSFSSYWKRVVYRAGVHYEKTGILLNNESITDFGISFGASLPVKGFSNATIGFETGKRGTLSQNLVKENYFNLRIGFTLNDKWFQKTKYQ; encoded by the coding sequence ATGAATAAAAAGTCTTTTATCACTATTTTAATCCTGTTTGTGAGCTTAATGTCGTTTGGGCAAAGAACCACCAACTCGCCTTATTCGTACTACGGCATCGGTGAATTGAATTTTGCAGGGAATGCCGAAGAACGATTTATGGGGCGCTTGGGGGTACACGCCGATAGTATCCGACTCAATATGCAAAATCCGGCATCATTAGCAAAACTGCAATACACTGCTTTTACTGCTGGTTTTTCATTAAAAAGCAATCAAATCACCTCTAAATCAGGTACAGAAAAAACACAATCATCAGCAGTTGATTATGTAGCTTTAGGATTTCCAATCTATAAAAACTTGGGGCTTTCGTTTGGTTTATTACCCTATTCTTCCGTAGGATATAAATTTTCATCGCTCTCAACAGGGAACAGTCCTAAAAAGTACAATCGTTTTGAGGGGTCAGGAGGCGTAAATCAGCTATTTACTTCGCTGGGATATACTCTTTATAAAGGACTTAGTGTGGGAGCTTCAGCAAAAATTTTCTTTGGAAATACCCAAATGACAACCTACGAATTGAAAGAAAATGTAGAGCTTTTTACCTCTGAAAATAATCAATCTACTCTACGTGGTGCCGCTCTGAGTTTAGGACTTTATTATGAAAAACCAGTTACTAAACACTTAGAAGTCAACGCAAGTTTGGTTTACACACCTCAAACAAAACTCAATTCAAACAATACCCGAAGCATCATTACTGGGAATTTTGCATCGAACGGTTCGGTAGTTATTCGTGATAATATTAACATTGATTTGAATGCTTTAAACTTAAGCTCTACTAAAATTACGTTGCCTTCACAACTTGAATTGGGCTTAGGCTTGGGGCAGAAACGCAAGTGGTTTGCAGGTATGGAATACACCCACATTAGTTCAGAAAAATTTTCAAATCCACTTATCACCTCAAGTAAAGTAACCTATGAAAACGGATATCAAGTAGCCATTGGCGGATTTTTTATTCCACAATACAATTCGTTTTCAAGTTATTGGAAACGAGTAGTTTATCGTGCGGGTGTACATTACGAAAAAACAGGAATTTTGTTAAATAACGAATCCATTACTGATTTTGGCATATCTTTTGGAGCTAGCCTACCCGTAAAAGGATTTTCAAATGCTACCATAGGGTTTGAAACCGGAAAAAGAGGAACGCTCAGCCAAAATCTGGTCAAAGAAAATTATTTTAATTTACGCATCGGATTTACCTTAAATGACAAGTGGTTCCAAAAAACGAAGTATCAATAA
- a CDS encoding type III pantothenate kinase: MCAKKNKHTLIIDQGNTAIKIAVFSADIQIFYQKLLNESFEDVVLELLKQYNIEYCVIASVVENAQKRFDFVCKKISKTIFVSNRTPMPFRNDYATPLTLGVDRLALVAAAVTRYPNTNVLVIDAGTCITFDLVTEQKVYLGGAIAPGIGMRLEALHHFTSKLPLIAEQDFDPTHFVGNTTQGCILSGVYHNVICEIEGVIAQYKAQFKNLTVVLTGGNHLYLAKNIKSRIFANPFFLFEGLYAILQHQNKL; this comes from the coding sequence ATGTGCGCTAAAAAAAATAAACATACTTTAATTATTGACCAAGGCAATACGGCTATAAAAATAGCTGTTTTTAGTGCCGATATTCAAATTTTTTATCAAAAACTCCTTAACGAGTCTTTTGAAGACGTCGTATTGGAACTATTGAAACAATACAATATTGAATATTGTGTGATTGCTTCGGTGGTTGAAAATGCGCAAAAACGATTCGATTTTGTCTGTAAAAAAATCTCAAAAACCATTTTTGTTAGTAATCGTACCCCAATGCCTTTTAGGAACGATTATGCTACGCCACTTACTCTAGGGGTTGATCGTTTGGCGCTTGTTGCTGCCGCAGTTACACGTTACCCTAATACCAACGTATTGGTTATTGATGCAGGTACTTGTATTACTTTTGATTTGGTTACTGAACAAAAAGTGTATTTAGGAGGTGCTATTGCTCCTGGCATCGGTATGCGTCTTGAAGCATTACATCATTTTACATCAAAATTGCCTTTGATTGCAGAACAAGATTTTGACCCCACACATTTTGTGGGCAATACAACACAAGGTTGTATTTTATCGGGCGTTTATCATAATGTAATTTGTGAAATAGAAGGGGTAATTGCCCAATATAAGGCACAATTTAAAAATTTAACAGTTGTTTTGACGGGTGGAAACCATCTTTATTTGGCTAAAAACATAAAAAGCCGCATATTTGCCAATCCGTTTTTCTTGTTTGAAGGATTATATGCAATTTTGCAACATCAAAACAAGCTATAA
- a CDS encoding succinate dehydrogenase cytochrome b subunit, translated as MARLFKTSIARKVAMALSALFLIVFLVIHLAVNFTSVFSADLFNELSHFMGTNPLVQGLMQPILMLGVIFHFVMGFVLEMQNRKARGANAYARYNGAANSTWMSRNMIYSGMFILIFLGIHLVDFWVHEMTVKYVEGDMSGMINGEYRYYADLVEKMSETWRVIAYCAGFVFLFLHLIHGFQSSFQSMGWKDDKRKKFISTVGCIYSFVICGGFVFVALFHYFNHLLGK; from the coding sequence ATGGCAAGATTATTTAAAACATCTATTGCTCGAAAGGTGGCGATGGCGTTATCGGCACTTTTCCTGATTGTCTTTTTGGTGATACACTTGGCTGTGAATTTTACGTCGGTTTTCAGCGCTGATTTATTCAACGAGTTATCACATTTTATGGGAACAAATCCACTGGTTCAAGGCTTAATGCAACCCATTCTGATGTTGGGAGTTATTTTCCACTTCGTGATGGGTTTTGTTTTGGAAATGCAAAACCGCAAAGCCCGTGGAGCTAACGCTTATGCCCGTTACAACGGAGCGGCAAATTCCACTTGGATGTCACGTAATATGATTTACAGTGGAATGTTCATCCTCATCTTCTTAGGAATTCACTTGGTAGATTTCTGGGTTCACGAAATGACCGTGAAGTATGTAGAAGGAGATATGAGCGGAATGATTAACGGAGAGTACCGCTATTATGCCGATTTGGTTGAAAAAATGTCAGAAACTTGGCGAGTAATTGCGTATTGTGCTGGTTTCGTATTCCTTTTCCTCCACTTAATTCACGGCTTTCAGTCGTCATTCCAATCAATGGGCTGGAAAGATGACAAACGCAAAAAATTCATCAGTACAGTAGGGTGTATTTATTCATTTGTGATTTGTGGCGGATTCGTTTTCGTTGCTTTGTTCCATTATTTTAATCATTTATTAGGGAAATAA